TCATTGCTCCTCCCACTGTCACTGCAGTTCCTAATATCTTTGCCCAAGATGAAACTCTCCTAATATCAACCTTTTCCATCctaaacaaacaacaaaacgTCAGTTTTTACCACTACAAACATGCACGTAAGCCTTATCGGGGTACGCGGGTATGAAAAGAGTCGGTTTCTTTACAATATTCCCAACGACGTCTATTTGTTTTGAGAAATGTCTCGATTTTGTTGCTtagtgtaacagtccaagcctaccactagtagatattgtccgctttggcccgttacgtatcactgtcagcttcacagttttaaaacgcatgtactaggaagagatttacacacccttataaggaatgctttgttcccctctccaaccaacgtgggatctacTTGGGGGCCCGTCattctcattggcacaccgcctagtgtatgactttgataccattcgtaacagcccaagcccatcgtggatagatattgtctgctatggacttttgttttaaaataagtcTACTATGGAGTCTAACCCTACTACTAGTGTCCCACTgattgactctgataccatttgtaattgttcaaacccactactaacaaatattgtccgctttagcccattaccTATAGCCGTCAGtatcacgattttaaaacgcgtggagaggtttccacaaccttataagaaatacttcattcctctctccaaccgacgtgggatctcacaatccgccctcagggggcccagcgtcctcgctggcataccgcccaatgtctggctctaataccatttgtaacacctcAAGCCCacccctagtagatattatacgcgggctttcccttctgggatTCCCttcaagaatttaaaatacgtctattatagagagagtctagccctactctgaCCAATGTCTCACATCGTCCaatgactggctctgataccatttataacagtccaaactcaccgctatccgatattgtccgctttggcccgttacaaatcaccatcagcctcacggttttaaaacgcgtctactaggaagaggtttccacacctttataagaaatgcgggatctcacacaggaacaaattaaaatttaaacattttatgaAAGATCGAGAGTAATATACCTAAAAATCCAAGCGAAGAAGAACGAAAGCGCAGGAACAGCATTGGACATAGCAATGGAGAAAGTTGGAGATACAAACTTCAAACCAGTGAAATATGTGTTAGGGATAACCACAGAGCTGCATTCCCATCATTACAACAACCTTAAAAGACATAACAACACAACCTTAAAAGATCTAGtaccaaaaacaaacaagttCTTACTCCATAGAGCCCAGCAGCAGAATCTTTCCAAACATGCACCAACTCATCTctggtcttcttcttctgccaATAAATTCATCAGCTCAAGCCATTTCCCAAAGGAAGAACAGATCAGATCTAAAGCCAGAGAGAAACCTATCAAAGAGAAGGGCAAATGGAGCTACAACAATGGCAGCAACACAATAACGATAGAGCGAATACACCTGTGGGCTCATGCCTTCATTCAACGCAATCTTGGCTATCACAATCAAACCAGCGGCTACAAATCTTAGAAGGATGGCAGCTAAATATGGCTTTGCCTGCTTCAAAGCGCCACTTAGTTCCTTCATAAAGGGCTTTGTGTAAATTGTTCTAAGGAAATGATTGTGTTGTTTCAAATGATAAATGTTTCAAGAAAGTttggttgtttgtttgtttgtttagagCTTTTTCTGACAGTGTTCAGATATGTCTCAAAATATTTAAGGTTGTTTTGGTTTTATGTGATTATTATGTTTGGAGAATCTTTTAAACCAATGCAtgttgtatttaaataaaattagccCAAATGAATATAAATGGAATATTAGGGTTGTAGATTGATGGGAGTACGttccacgttggctaatttagagaatgatcatgagtttataagtaaaggaatatatctcaattggtacgaggctttttgggagcttaaagcaaagtcatgagaccTTATGCTCGTACGATATTATGCCATGGAGTTCTCTCTTGTTCTTATAGGTCAAcgtttttcttaaaaaaaaaagtaaaaatttcaCCCTTTGTCCCACTATACTTTGTAAGATAGAGATAATGATCTATAGATTTGGGTCAATACGATTAATTAGGGTTTAGTTCGGTGAATGCCTTTCTTTTGGGCCAATAGAGCCTTGAGAATGTCAAAAATGGTTGGGCGAACCATACCATGATATCTTAATCCAATTTGCTTACCCACGTTCAATCGAGTTCTGTTTTCTATTCCTCTTTCTTTGGTTGGTCGGTCTTACTGTTGTCGGTTTAGGGTGCTTTAGCTGTGAGATTTTGGGTTGAGAATGGAAATGTTAGAGGAGCACATGAAAGAAGCTCGTGATTTGTAGGTATTGGTATAAAACATGTACTATCGACAAAAAGATtagagaaattaattttgattttgaccGACCTCGAAAACCCGACCATATTGTTAAACACGGAGAGAGATTCCTCGTACACATGACATCATGAAAGGTGGCGTGGAACATGGATCAACCTGTGCTGATTGGAGGAAACCTAGGAGACATGAGACAACCTAGAACACATGAGACATTGGTCAACTTGTCTGGATTGGATTGATGGAGGCCACGTGCTTGAAATGAAATGGTAATTGggaataaattgaattaaaatggtgTCCATCTCatatttccattttgaaaCTATGCAAATCCATCTCATTTTTCCATGAAGAAAGAGGTAGGGAAATTGAATTTGAGTTCATTACGACAAAAATCACCCTTTCATGATAAATAAGATTAGGTTAAGTTTGAACCGAGCATCACTAGGAGTTCATTAGAATGTAGGCGTGTGTTGCTCGGTGTCACAATCCTACACTTGCAACAGCTGGACaacgattgtgcgacacttgttctaacccaaTGAACAAGTCAGCCTtaagaaattcaaactttaCAGACAACGTTGGTGTATGCTCGAGTCTCGAGCCATGTTTGAGAGAaatgattttagaaaacgtgagcgaagaaatacgttgaaaacaatttgaaagaaaataatgttataagctaaaagtcATTAGGCAACGACGACTTTGATAACATATAACCTGAGTAGGAGAAAGAGACAACTAGTTATATTACCTATGATATATTTTGGGGCATTATAACCGTGATGAGAGTGACATGATTTAGGTGAACTGTCATACACCATCATATTGACACAACATGAAATAGTAAAAACCTATCTAAGAAGAAAGCATGTAAAATGAGTTTGGAATGGGCATGCGACCATGAACAACACGTCTTAAACAAGCATGATCGAGACATCCGATATGCGACCATAGACAACACACCTTAAACAAGCATAACCGTGACACTCGGCTCAGGCCAAGGCAAAATTTTGGACCTTGTAGAGCCAAAAATTCTTAGCATGGAGCGCCATGGTGCCACTGTAGGCGGCCACAGCACTGTCGCAAGTCAAAGAAAAAGGTGCTGTCGCGAAGTTGTTTCGTGGGCAGTGACAGAAAAGGATGTTTTCAACCTCCATTGAAAGGTTTTGAGAGTGATTTGTTGAGTGAattgtgagttttttttttcttttttttttcttttttttttcgtataaAAGTAGGAGAAATTAATTGGAGAAataaacgaaacatttcttataagagtacGGAATCCTCTCTAGCGGgctcattttaaaaccttatgAATTTGAGTCATTACAAAAGATATCAGAAACAGTACCGAACGCCGTGCAAAGCAGAGAATTGGACTTATCCCACATTAGATGAACGGATATAAAGCTTGAGGAATGACATTCCAGTCATTTTATATGTATATCGAAACAAATAAAGCAAGATTCATGGATCTAGGATGGATTTGgtacaaagaaaaagacataaaagTCAAAGCTAATTAGGttattgataaaatataagaacacacaagaaaaagaaatcataaggctgaatttttaatgtttgctTTTGAATGGATGACTATAAATTTCATGGTGTCGATATAAGTTTCGTAGCAGCTTAGAACTCtaccaaaaacaaaagctataTGCTCATCCATTTGAATGGTGGCTCCAGCTacccaccatttttttttaatacaaactACCAAAAACTGACCTAATAATCcaattcattttttcaatactttctgatttttttttcttaaccgAGCGAGATTCGAatgtctaattttttaattgaaagttAGCTTTAATGATCTAATGGTGTCGAATGGAGAGTCTTCacacataaataaaattacttaaGAGATAatagatttattaattttttttgtattggatgatgaaagtccaccggctaatttaggaaatgatcatgagtttataatcaaagaatactctctccattgtaGTGACCCAAAAGCAAAGCTGCAAAGCCatagaacttatgctcaaagtagattccccaaagcaaagcaatgagagcttatgctcacagtggacaatatcataccattgtgaagaatCGTGTTcgtctgataccatttgtcacAATTGCACTATTGATGGCAGCAAACTTGCAATTGTGCGGCACTCCCTTTTcaacgacaagtgagttaagtcaattcgttcttgcatGCTTGAGTCTCTAGCTTCAATTTAGTCAATTTAGTGTGGGTAAATCTTCATAGGCAGAAATTTATTGAATCAGTGATGACTAGGAAATGACAATGGCGGACATTAATATTTGAGGTGGCAAGAAGATTAATAAAGTCtataattaatgaaagaaaaatttatatttattgctGCAATGGTATTCCATCTcatatttccatttccataTTAGATATCCATTGTGAAATTGCATCCACATCATATTTCAATAAAGAAAGAGGGTGGGGAATATGAGGTGACTAGGATTTAGAACACAGCCAGCCAGCCAGCTACTGCAATTTCTtatccattttcattcttaaaaaAGTGTTGCAAACTTGGGATCAAGTGGACTGGATAGGCCATTAATGggattaataaatgaaaagtttaaTTCAATCTCTAATAAAACTCttgcaaaaagaaagaatcaatTGGGCTTCATGGAACCATGCCTTGGAAGTTCCAATAATATCAATTGTTTCTCCTTTGGAGGGCTGTGTTCCAATAATTCAAGCACTGGAGTTGCTTGCTGCTGTTGGGGCATCCGGTTTTGGAAGCTGCTGCTGGTTTGTGGTGGCTGAGTTTTGGTGTGAAGTTGGTAATTCATCATTCCCCACTTTTAATGGAAGTTGATCTTTGCTCTTGCCCCACAGAACCAAGTAAAGGCCTGTAATTATCACAGCTGCTCCAATAACCCTGCAAATGAAATTTCTAAGTGCTTTTCTTTGTAGAAACCCATTTCATTTGCCTACCTACTCAAATCTACCCAATAAATTCTTGGTTGGATAAGGGCATACGGTTCAAAATAACACTTACGAATCTTCACGtaagtttaataaaataaaccttAATTACCACCCGAATTAGTGGGGTGgggtgttaggaatcacgaatctctacgatggtatgatattgtccactttgagcttaagatcttatggctttgttttgagctttcccagaaagtctcgtaccaatggagatgtattccttatttataaatccatgatcattccttaaattagtcaatgtgggactctctcccGACAATTCTCTACACGGGACCGAATACAGTGtcctttttatatttgttattgCAGAAGAGACATGGGTCAGGATATCAGATAGTAAAAAGTGAGGAGGAAATGTCATTCCGGAGGTAGATTACCTTCCTAAGCGCAGTCTCTCGGCAAATATGAATGAACTTATCACAGCAACTACGACCATGCTGAGAGGATTGAATGCAGTTACAAACACAGGTCCTTTTAGCTTCACCACCACTCCTTGGATATAATAAGCAATTCCAGAGGATATTATTCCCTGCAACATTGATATGGACTtcagttttagttttaaagGAGAAAATTTAGTTGAGAAATGAAAACTTACACCATAGAGGGCAGCTAAGAGTATGGAATCTGCATGTAAGGCCCATGCGGCTGGATTGTTCCATTCAAATGCTAAAGCTAAAATAGTACTTTCCACAGCTCCAGCCAAGCATATGAAAGTTGTTAGTGTAAGCTCAGCTGGGTATGATCTTATTGTATGCGCCTGTAAGAACCAATGGAACGAGAATTTTAGTCTCTCAATTATGACAAATTATTGCTATAACAATTGGCAAAAGGGAGTTGTACCAGAAGAATGGTGAAGGCTGAGGAACAGATACTTGAAATGGTAATAACAATGGCAGCCTTAACAGGTTCTTGCTTGTTTGCAAGGGTGGAGTAAGAGTGAGGGATGTGGTTCTCTTTTGTCCAAGGCAAATTCAACATGGGTCCTTTTAAAAGAGTCATCATCATTGCTCCTCCTACTGTCACTAAAGTGCCTAAAATCTTCGCCTGGCTTCGTAATCTTCTAATATTCACCTTCTCCATTCTTGAAAACAGAACATAATGATCACaaattagacaaaaaaaatggatgtATGTGCGTGTATTAAGTGTTTGTGTACAGATAAGTACCTGCAAATCCAAGCCATTAGAAACGCAAAGGCAGGAAGAATATTACACATGGCAGTTGCAAAAGTTGCAGTGGTGTATTTAGTACCAGAGTAAATCAAGCTCTGAGCTATTACAGGCCtgtgagagagaaatggagcTTAAGTTTCAGTATTATAATAGTTATGCAGGATAGTCACATTGCGGTCGAATTCTTACTCGAGCAATCCCAGTAGAAGGATCTTGCCGAAGATCCTAAGAGTCATCTTTGGTCTTATTTTCCTGCCATTGAAATGGGGTCATGATGATTAAAGGCTAAACAAAATATAgcataaagagagagagagagagagagtgagagagagaggaaaataatACCTGTCCAAGACAAAGGCAAAAGGAGCAACAACAATGGCACCAATAGAGTAACGATAAACAATGGTAACAAGTTGGTTCATTCCTTGGTTTAGAGCAGCCTTGGAGATAATAGACATTCCTGCAGAAGCGAATCTTAGTGCAATTGCTCCCAAATATGGCTTTACCTTCTCAAACATTTGACCTTCTTGCCccatctctccctctctctccctctctctccctctctccctctctctaaGTGTGTGATAATAGGAAAGATTCACAACAAAAGCAGAAGTTTCAGCATGCTTTTTATAATGGATTTATGTCATCATCAAACATTAAATGTCTTGGAATAGCCTCtttgttttaagtttatatttcTTTGGAGAATTGGTTCGTAAATCACATCATCAATATCCTTCTAGATAAAGCATTTATCCTGAGTTGAGATTATCAGTTAACTAAACAAGggaatcaaaatgaaatttgcCAACAGTAGTGTTGAAAAAGGTTCATCATAATCgtattatattaaaatcaCCTTTTAATCAACTTTGTGATGTTGAGAGTGGTAAACACTGTAGGAGATAGATATGTTCTTGAGAAGCACATCTAGTTCAAGTATTTGAATATGGTGGGTAATGGTAAAAGTATAAGAATTTGACAAAGAGGTGAAGCTcgatatatttaaaactactGAGTTGTCCTCAACTGTCCACAAAGAATAATTACGACAAAAAGTTGCATGNaaaaaaaaaaaaaaaaaaaaaaaaaaaaaaaaaaaaaaaaaaaaaaaaaaaacaagtacaTATATAATCTagatattcaaaataatttcttaaaaatgttCGTgcatatcaaatttattttcaatcaagATTGTGATGAAGGGgcataattattaaacttttcaaataaaaattacaaataggAACAATaggaatatataattttgagaataattTCGTGTTTCGGTATTTCTTAATAGCTAGTAATAAAGTGGATGGAAAATAACGGGCTATTCGATGCTTATTGAGAATAAATGTGACATAAAGttgaaaaaacttttaaaaaaattaatataaaaaactaTAAGTACTAATACAAAATatcacataaaaaatttaaatctgattCCGTAGAGTGAAAGATAACATTTAAATAGCCTAACTTTACCTGCagtgattttgatttgatttaaaatgaaagaaagaaaccaaaGACAACTTATTCTTCTATATTTTAAGGATAATCctataatatttaacatagggataatttaatattttatataataaatagcCACCATAATTGAAGTGATCAACTTCAAAGTATTTTGAGTTcacttttaaattaacaaatattatgaTTAAGATAAACCCACCTAAAATTTGATAAAcctcaatttttaaaataaactcgCTCGTACCTTGTTAGCTTTTTCTCATATTctgcaaaaatgaaacttcTTTCTGCACTTTTAAAATATGCCACACTGCCACTATCTCCTGCAATtctactttaaaataaaattgttaaaaaattcatttattatatcaTCATTTCCTgcaatttctcattttttaagataaaaatggGCAAATAGTTTGGTGGAAAACTATAGTATTTTAAAGAAACCATACTAATCCATTTCCTCACGGTCTAAtcaaagtttattttttaaattcagacagtttgtttattttttctcaaatatatttaaattcttaacaaatttttcacgaacaaaaattaaatttaaaaaaaaaaaaaaaaaaaaaaaatcaaaactttggttgagttttgaaaacacataaggaaacaaaaacaaaataacgaaatttataagtaaaaatagtaaagtcaaaaatatttctaatggCTTAAAATTATTGTTCAAACTCTTACCAAGATTTTAACGGTTTGGTACAATTGAGTCCTATGTACAACCTTTTAGCACTAAAACAAACAAGCAAACCAAAAATCTCTAcggtaattttaaattttcagatTTGAACAGTTgcgaggaaaagaaaaacaaaaaataatcatttaaaacaatcaaaatgaTCCCAACGAAATCCTCAAACTCTAGAAATCAGAAGGGGCAGAAAAAGGTCTAAAATCACATGCACGTTCAAActctttataaatattatcaactaaactatattataaattcagtccatttgagttttgaaaagAGTTACTCTCAAAACTTAGGATAGTTTCAATTAAATCTCTAGCCATTGAATTATGCTTctattaaatcatttttataatatattaatgaaatactgaaatgaCATGTTCATATTGTCTTAGTTGAACGAACATGTCAGACCATTATTCCATTAAACATATCAATGATAttgattcaataaaataataattcaaaattgggTGACATGATAAAacttttttgaagtttaaaaataaacaaacaagatGCTGCAATATTATAGACtataaataaatggatacTCTACAATATAAGATCCCAAAACCCCCCAACAAAGAACAGTAGCAGAACAATAGGTGAAGTGAAAGATCATCTTCTACAGTGAAGCAAGCAATTTTCCTTTTGGCTTAGTGTGAGAACATAAATATTACAGACATGAAGATTCTTT
This genomic window from Cucurbita pepo subsp. pepo cultivar mu-cu-16 chromosome LG01, ASM280686v2, whole genome shotgun sequence contains:
- the LOC111796263 gene encoding WAT1-related protein At2g39510-like isoform X2 codes for the protein MSIISKAALNQGMNQLVTIVYRYSIGAIVVAPFAFVLDRKIRPKMTLRIFGKILLLGLLEPVIAQSLIYSGTKYTTATFATAMCNILPAFAFLMAWICRMEKVNIRRLRSQAKILGTLVTVGGAMMMTLLKGPMLNLPWTKENHIPHSYSTLANKQEPVKAAIVITISSICSSAFTILLAHTIRSYPAELTLTTFICLAGAVESTILALAFEWNNPAAWALHADSILLAALYGGIISSGIAYYIQGVVVKLKGPVFVTAFNPLSMVVVAVISSFIFAERLRLGRVIGAAVIITGLYLVLWGKSKDQLPLKVGNDELPTSHQNSATTNQQQLPKPDAPTAASNSSA
- the LOC111796263 gene encoding WAT1-related protein At2g39510-like isoform X1; translation: MGQEGQMFEKVKPYLGAIALRFASAGMSIISKAALNQGMNQLVTIVYRYSIGAIVVAPFAFVLDRKIRPKMTLRIFGKILLLGLLEPVIAQSLIYSGTKYTTATFATAMCNILPAFAFLMAWICRMEKVNIRRLRSQAKILGTLVTVGGAMMMTLLKGPMLNLPWTKENHIPHSYSTLANKQEPVKAAIVITISSICSSAFTILLAHTIRSYPAELTLTTFICLAGAVESTILALAFEWNNPAAWALHADSILLAALYGGIISSGIAYYIQGVVVKLKGPVFVTAFNPLSMVVVAVISSFIFAERLRLGRVIGAAVIITGLYLVLWGKSKDQLPLKVGNDELPTSHQNSATTNQQQLPKPDAPTAASNSSA